A single window of Narcine bancroftii isolate sNarBan1 chromosome 1, sNarBan1.hap1, whole genome shotgun sequence DNA harbors:
- the ccn1l1 gene encoding cellular communication network factor 1, like 1: protein MEAVVYLVLMFCITVEVRGSCGPECHCPSTPPSCAPGTSLMIDGCNCCKVCARQFNQDCSVMEPCDHVKGLECNYGSNDGGSRGICRAKSEGRPCEFAGNIYQNGENFQPNCKHQCTCIDGVVGCMPLCPQEFSLPTMDCPKPWLVKVPGQCCEEWVCDTNHIGEDSGDSTEEAEDSMSYEEIGDQPDAEPLSSKELTDLVRAGLQIEPAWRVQGRDVKSKCLVQTTEWSQCSKTCSVGISTRVTSDNPQCKLMKETRLCQLRPCDLPLNTNLKKGKRCFRMKKAKEAVQFTYAGCTSVRRYKPRWCGSCTDGRCCTPAQTRTIHVRFRCEDGETFFKSMMWTDKCQCHYNCAYQNEISYPYYMLHNDIHKFSE, encoded by the exons ATGGAAGCAGTCGTGTATCTGGTCCTTATGTTTTGCATTACTGTGGAG GTGCGAGGCAGCTGTGGACCTGAGTGTCACTGCCCCAGTACCCCTCCAAGCTGCGCCCCAGGCACCAGCCTGATGATTGATGGTTGCAACTGTTGCAAGGTTTGCGCGCGGCAGTTCAATCAAGACTGCAGTGTTATGGAACCTTGCGACCATGTCAAGGGACTCGAATGTAACTACGGCTCAAATGATGGCGGCTCGCGGGGGATCTGCCGAG CAAAATCTGAAGGAAGGCCTTGTGAATTTGCTGGGAACATCTATCAGAATGGAGAGAACTTTCAACCCAACTGCAAGCACCAGTGCACTTGTATTGATGGCGTGGTGGGATGCATGCCATTGTGTCCTCAAGAATTCTCCCTACCAACCATGGACTGCCCCAAACCTTGGCTGGTCAAGGTGCCAGGTCAGTGCTGCGAGGAATGGGTTTGTGACACCAACCACATCGGTGAGGATTCTGGAGACAGcactgaagaagcagaagactcGATGAGTTATGAGGAGATTGGCGATCAGCCAGATGCAGAGCCATTATCGAGCAAGGAGCTGACTGACCTTGTTCGAGCGGGCTTGCAGATAGAACCAG CTTGGAGAGTGCAGGGTCGTGATGTTAAGTCGAAATGTCTCGTGCAGACCACGGAGTGGTCACAGTGCTCAAAGACCTGCAGTGTTGGCATCTCCACCAGGGTGACCAGCGATAACCCCCAGTGCAAACTGATGAAGGAGACACGACTTTGCCAGCTCCGTCCCTGTGACTTGCCACTCAACACCAACCTCAAG AAGGGCAAGAGGTGCTTCAGAATGAAGAAGGCTAAGGAGGCCGTGCAGTTCACCTATGCTGGCTGCACCAGTGTGCGGAGGTACAAGCCGCGCTGGTGTGGCTCCTGCACAGATGGGCGCTGCTGCACCCCGGCACAGACCCGCACCATCCACGTGCGCTTCCGTTGCGAGGATGGCGAGACCTTCTTCAAGAGCATGATGTGGACCGACAAGTGCCAGTGCCATTACAATTGTGCCTACCAGAACGAGATCTCCTACCCTTACTACATGCTGCACAACGACATCCACAAGTTCTCCGAGTAA